The Macellibacteroides fermentans genome contains the following window.
ATAGGTTTCTGGGTCTCTTTACCGAGAATCCCGACTGGAAATTCGATGCAGAGCACGTAACCGTGATCAATGCCTTTGCCATTATTTCGTTGCAGCTGGTAGTATCTTCCATCGTAAAGCATACGCCGGCACTACCCACTATGATAACCGGATTGCTTATTGCTACCGCCGGAATGGCTTGCCTGGCTATATCAACCAGTGTGTGGATATTTATTGCCGGAATCTTTATTTTCAGCATTGGCGAAATGGTGGCTCACCCCAAGTTTATCTCCTATGTAGGTCTGATAGCCCCCGAAGATAAAAAAGCGTTGTATCTGGGCTACTCTTTTCTATATGGAGTGATAGGAAGCGGTATCGGTGGAATTCTGGGAGCTAAACTCTATGTACATTATGTAGACGAGCTCAACCAGCCGGACATGCTTTGGCTCATATTCTCCGGAATCGGACTGGTTACCATCTTCGGATTGATGGCTTACCATAAATTTTTGGCTCCAAGAAAATAGGGCGAAGCAAATACCAGCCACTTTACTCAAATCATAAAACAGTGAGGGATGTCTTAAATTAAAGACATCCCTCATTATTTTGTAGTATCAGCTTTCCGGATCAGTCCACCATCGCAAAGTCGAGTTGCTTTCTCTCCAGGTTAGCCTGAGCCACCTTGATCGTAATCGGATCACCCAAACGATACTGACGTTTCTTACGTCTTCCTATCAGGCAATAATTCTTTTCATCAAATTCGTAATAATCATCATCCAGATCACGTATAGGCACCAATCCCTCGCACTTGTTCTCATTCAGTTCTACGTACAGTCCCCATTCGGTAACACCCGAAATTACACCATCGTATACCATGCCCAGCTTATCACTCATAAACTCGACCTGTTTGTATTTCGTAGAAGCCCTTTCGGCATTGGCTGCCACCTGCTCCATACTGGAGCAATGTTCGCACAAATCCTCGTATTTGGCTTTCACCACACTCCGGCCGCCAGCCAGGTAACGCTCCAATAAGCGATGAACCATCATATCCGGATACCGGCGTATGGGACTGGTAAAGTGCGTATAATAATCGAACGCCAGTCCGTAGTGCCCCACATTCTCGGTAGAATATACAGCCTTAGCCATGGCACGTATCGCTACTGTCTCGATCAGGTTCTCCTCGCGTTTTCCCTGTACCTCATCCAGCAAATGGTTAATACCCTTGGAAACATCCGTCTTGCTTCCGTCCGTTTTCAGCTTATAACCGAAACGACGAATAAAAGAGGCAAAATTCTCCATCTTATCGGGATCCGGTAAATCGTGGATACGATACACGAACGTTTTCTTGGTCTTCCCCTGAGGCACTTTGCCTACAAACTCGGCAACCGTACGGTTTGCGAGCAACATAAACTCCTCAATCATCTTATTGGCATCTTTCGATTCCTTGAAGTAGACACTCAACGGCTTGCCATACTCATCAATCTCGAACTTCACCTCGTAACGCTCAAAAGCAATAGCTCCATCCTTGAACCGTTTGGCCCGTAACTTCTTGGCCAAACCATCCATGGCAAGAATAGCCTCTTCACATTCGCCGGTTCCTTTCTCTATAATCTCCTGTGCCTCTTCGTAGGTAAACCTCCGGTCGCTTTTAATCAGCGTACGGCAAATGCGCGAATTCTTTACAACAGCCTCCGGAGTCATTTCAAACACCACCGAGAAGCAGAATTTCTCTTCATTGGGGCGAAGCGAACAAAGTCCGTTACTAAGCCGTTCGGGTAACATAGGAATGGTACGGTCTACCAGATAAACACTTGTAGCCCTGCTCAGCGCCTCTTTGTCAATGATGCTGTCCGGTTTTACAAAATGCGTAACATCGGCAATATGTACTCCTATCTCAATCAGTCCGGAAGGCAATTTGCGATACGAAAGTGCATCATCAAAGTCCTTCGCATCTTTAGGGTCCACCGTAAAAGTAAGCACATCGCGGAAGTCCTCCCTCTCGGCCAGATCCTTCTCCGTTATCTCGCCCGAAATATCTTCGGCAGCCTTCTCTACATTCTCCGGATATTTATAAGGCAACCCGAACTCCGCCAGGATAGCATGCATCTCCGCATCATTCTGTCCGGCTACCCCTAAAATATCAACCACTTCACCCAGTGGATTCTTAGCACCCTCGGGCCATTCGACAATACGAACAATGGCCTTGTCGCCGTTCTTTCCACCCTTTAATTTATCTTTGGGGATAAAGATATCGTTGGCCAATGTTTTATTTTCCGTAACCAAAAAGGCAAACCCTTTGGCCACCTGTAATTTTCCAACAAACGTCTTCTCCACACTTTCCAGCACTTCCAGTACTTCGG
Protein-coding sequences here:
- the rnr gene encoding ribonuclease R, which produces MRKKSGKKDKNEKTENKGSGKRMKKQAMVQAVIAAFQASPKESFNYKQISKILGLEAQVQKLMIVDILYDLAADDFISEIDRGRYRYNGIGTVAVGTFSRRSNGKNSFLPEDGGTPVFVAERNSGHAMTGDKVKVQLFAKKKGAEQEAEVLEVLESVEKTFVGKLQVAKGFAFLVTENKTLANDIFIPKDKLKGGKNGDKAIVRIVEWPEGAKNPLGEVVDILGVAGQNDAEMHAILAEFGLPYKYPENVEKAAEDISGEITEKDLAEREDFRDVLTFTVDPKDAKDFDDALSYRKLPSGLIEIGVHIADVTHFVKPDSIIDKEALSRATSVYLVDRTIPMLPERLSNGLCSLRPNEEKFCFSVVFEMTPEAVVKNSRICRTLIKSDRRFTYEEAQEIIEKGTGECEEAILAMDGLAKKLRAKRFKDGAIAFERYEVKFEIDEYGKPLSVYFKESKDANKMIEEFMLLANRTVAEFVGKVPQGKTKKTFVYRIHDLPDPDKMENFASFIRRFGYKLKTDGSKTDVSKGINHLLDEVQGKREENLIETVAIRAMAKAVYSTENVGHYGLAFDYYTHFTSPIRRYPDMMVHRLLERYLAGGRSVVKAKYEDLCEHCSSMEQVAANAERASTKYKQVEFMSDKLGMVYDGVISGVTEWGLYVELNENKCEGLVPIRDLDDDYYEFDEKNYCLIGRRKKRQYRLGDPITIKVAQANLERKQLDFAMVD